A single window of Nicotiana sylvestris chromosome 5, ASM39365v2, whole genome shotgun sequence DNA harbors:
- the LOC104240382 gene encoding uncharacterized protein: MHSGICYLELPICYGHGMKGHIKRNCRVSRQGAGRGTTQPASPTFATSLAPSLALGTPAPAGRGVARSGVQSSGGPNRFYAMSGCQTTKDSPDVVTGIMTVQSHDVYALIDPGSSLSYFTPFVAMEFGIEPDQLHEPFLVYTPVGELITPSRVYRGCVVKVQGRDTMADLIELGMVDFDVIMGID; encoded by the coding sequence ATGCACTCCGGGATTTGCTACTTGGAGTTACCCATATGCTATGGACATGGGATGAAGGGTCATATTAAGAGGAATTGTCGTGTATCCCGCCAGGGAGCGGGTAGGGGTACAACACAGCCAGCCAGCCCAACATTTGCTACATCTTTAGCCCCTTCTCTAGCTCTAGGTACTCCAGCACCCGCAGGGCGTGGTGTAGCTAGGAGTGGTGTGCAGAGTTCAGGAGGACCCAAtcggttctatgctatgagtggttgCCAAACCACAAAGgattctccagatgttgttactgGTATTatgactgtccaatctcatgatgtgtatgcacttattgaccctggTTCCTCCTTGTCCTATtttaccccttttgttgctatggaatttgggatagaaccggATCAGCTTCATGAGCCATTTTTGGTGTATACTCCGGTTGGTGAGTTAATTACGCCTTCTCGAGTTtatagaggttgtgttgtcaAGGTGCAAGGTAGGGATACCATGGCCGATCTTATTGAATTGgggatggtcgattttgatgtaataatgggaatagattag
- the LOC138868901 gene encoding uncharacterized protein — protein sequence MSFGLTNASTAFMDLMNRVFKPFLDSFVIVFIDDILVYSRSREDYADHLKAVLQTVQQHQLYAKFSKYEFWLESVAFLGHVVSGEGITVDPQNIAAVKNWPRPTTPMEIHSFLGKATVVADALSKKSMGRLAHLEAYQRLLDGEVHQLANLGVRLADSSERGVVIQNRVESSLVAEVNEKQFNDPLLAQLKEGIHKYKTTAFSFGMDDGTLWYQGRLCVLWILTVFRKGSWQNLTLPSSWDDHLPLIEFAYNNSFHASIQMALFEAWYGRRCRSTIGWFEVGKAELIGLDLVHQAMEKVKIIKERFKTSQSRQKSYSDVHRRDLEFKEDDWVVGDPSTIVLVETIEVNEELSYEEVPVAILERQVRKLRNKEITSVKLLWRNQQVEEAAWEAEEDMKKKYPHFFPWWIGLDTKDTPAKVLEI from the exons atgtcttttgggctaacaaatgcctcgacagctttcatggaccttatgaatagagtgttcaagccttttctagactcttttgtgatagtgttcattgacgatattcttgtgtattcccgaagtcgggaggaCTATGCTGACCATCTCAAGGCAGTTCTGCAGACTGTTCAACAACATCaactgtatgcaaaattttcaaaatatgaattttggcttgaatctgtcgcgttcttgggtcatgtcgtctccGGGGAAGGAATTACGGTTGATCCTCAAAAtattgcagcagtgaagaattggcctagacctactacTCCAATGGAGATTcacagtttcttgg gaaaggcaactgttgtggcagatgctcttagTAAAAAATCTATGGGacgtttggctcatttggaggcgTATCAGAGGCTGTTGGAtggggaggttcaccagttggctaatTTAGGAGTTCGTCTTGCAGACTCTAGCGAAAGGGGAGTTGTCATACAGAATAGGGTTGAATCATCGCTAGTGGCGGAAGTGAATGAGAAGCAATTTaacgatccattgttagcacaactaaaagaggggattcataaatACAAGACCACcgctttttcttttggcatggatGATGGCACCCTATGGTACCAGGGCCGTTTATGTGTGTTATGGATATTGACGGTCTTTcggaaaggatcatggcagaatcTCACACTTCCAA gtagctgggatgatcatttgccactcatagaatttgcttacaacaacagcttccatgctagtatccagatggcactaTTTGAGGCGtggtatggtaggagatgtaggtctaccattgggtggttcgaggttggaaaAGCTGAGTTGATAGGGCTGGACCTCGTGCATCAagctatggagaaagtcaagattattaaggagaggtttAAAACttctcagagtcgccaaaagtcttattcggacgtTCAtcgtagagatttggagttcaaagaagatgattgg gtagtgggagatccgtccaccATTGTGCtagttgaaactattgaggttaatgaagaactgtcatatgaagaagttccTGTTGCCATTCTGGAAAGGCAAGTCCGGAAATTGAGAAACAAAGAAATTACCTCTGTGAAATTGTTATggcgaaatcagcaggttgaagaagccgcttgggaagccgaggaagatatgaaaaagaagtacccacattttttt CCATG gtggataggcctagataCAAAGGACACTCCGGCAAaagttttggaaatttag
- the LOC138868902 gene encoding uncharacterized protein has translation MSGRHNAKASLDVVTGILTVQSHDVYALIDPGSTLSYVTPFVAMEFEIEPDQLHEPFSVSTPVGELIMIARLYRVCVAMVHGRDTMAKFIELGMVDFDVIMGMDWLYSCFAKLDFRARTMRLGFPNEPVVEWKGDNVVRKGWFISYLKAAKIIKKRCIYHVVRVTDTDAEAPSLEFVPVVNGFPKVFPNELPGIPPYREIDFGIDVMPDMQPISIKPYRMAPTELKDLKEQLKDF, from the coding sequence atgagtggtcgccaTAATGCAAAGGCTTCtctagatgttgttacaggtattctgactgtccaatctcatgatgtgtatgcacttattgaccctggttccaccttgtcctatgttaccccttttgttgctatggaatttgaGATAGAACCGGATCAACTTCATGAGCCATTTTCGGTGTCTACTCCGGTTGGTGAGTTAATTATGATTGCTCGACTTTATAGAGTTTGTGTTGCCATGGTTCATGGTAGGGATACCATGGCCAAATTTATTGAATTGgggatggtcgattttgatgtaataatgggaatggattggctttattcatgttttgccaAACTTGATTTTCGGGCTAGAACGATGAGGCTTGGGTTTCCCAATGAGcccgttgttgaatggaagggagataatgtagtaCGTAAAGGttggtttatttcttaccttaaggccgcgAAGATAATCAAGAAGCGGTGTATCTATCATGTTGTCCGTGTTACGGACACTGATGCCGAGGCACCTAGCCTTGAGTTTGTACCAGTTGTGAATGGATTTCCGAAGGTCTTTCCAAATGAGCTCCCTGGGATTCCACCAtatagggagattgattttgggatcgacGTAATGCCAGACATGCAGCCTATATCAATTAAACCTTACAGAATGGCGCCGACAGAATTGAAAGAtctaaaggaacaattgaaggatttctag